A genomic region of Candidatus Methylomirabilis sp. contains the following coding sequences:
- a CDS encoding ABC transporter ATP-binding protein — MAMRPGIRLDAVHFTYPSGFGLARVDLFIERGERVAILGPNGAGKSTLLKLMLGLLHPGEGEISFEGNALGRMSRAELARAIAMVPQELLLPYALTAREVVLLGRTPYLHRYHSPTREDLEAVQTAMVATDLLPSAGRPYNELSGGERQRVILAMALAQQPRLLLLDEPTRSLDLSHQLRILSLIRNLNMKHGLTVVSSMHDLNLSSLYFDRLLLLSSGRIVADGPPDEVIRPDMIQEAFGVPVLVTRHPRCGIPWVTLLPDELDLSSAREDASAGTINP, encoded by the coding sequence ATGGCGATGAGACCTGGGATTCGTCTCGATGCCGTGCATTTCACCTATCCGAGCGGCTTCGGGCTTGCGAGAGTTGACCTGTTCATCGAGCGGGGCGAACGAGTGGCGATCCTGGGCCCGAATGGGGCGGGAAAGTCGACCCTCCTAAAGTTGATGTTGGGCCTGTTACACCCGGGAGAGGGGGAAATCTCTTTCGAAGGCAACGCCTTGGGCAGAATGAGTCGGGCAGAACTGGCGCGGGCGATCGCCATGGTTCCCCAAGAGCTATTGCTGCCGTACGCCCTCACGGCCAGGGAGGTGGTGCTGCTGGGACGGACACCGTATCTGCATCGCTATCATAGCCCTACTCGAGAAGATCTGGAGGCAGTACAGACGGCGATGGTCGCCACCGATCTTCTGCCCTCCGCAGGCCGTCCGTACAACGAACTCTCTGGGGGAGAACGCCAGCGGGTCATCCTGGCGATGGCGCTGGCACAACAGCCGCGCCTGTTGCTTCTTGATGAACCGACTCGTTCCCTCGATCTGTCTCACCAACTCCGGATCCTTTCGCTGATCAGAAACCTCAACATGAAGCACGGTCTGACGGTTGTCTCATCCATGCACGATCTGAACCTGTCTTCGCTCTATTTCGACCGTCTGCTCCTTCTGTCATCGGGTCGCATCGTTGCGGATGGTCCACCGGATGAGGTCATCCGGCCGGATATGATCCAGGAAGCCTTTGGCGTGCCCGTACTTGTAACGCGGCATCCCAGATGCGGTATTCCCTGGGTGACCCTCTTACCAGATGAACTCGACCTATCCTCCGCCCGCGAAGACGCCTCAGCAGGGACGATCAACCCTTGA
- a CDS encoding TonB family protein, whose translation MMTAEHPQIRNFIVFSLLAHLVLAGLLSVAQLSVRLPANRPLQVRIVDQPARRSIRPPLDHRILGELTARAGRPAEKVGPPRTPNSSGIPQLPSTAARAAISTPPPASATAAESGASSAHRTALTPWVPPPLRTSPGLTATPGPKAAQVEPLEGESIGKSTRPSDLRGQLATLWKNLDARQYPGQEADTGEEGDTGSPTERTVSLDSQDSRYASYLLDVKKRIEHFWGYPPEARGLTGNLVVTFGITRDGHLSDLQLTQTSGIAPLDNEAIRAIRQATPFNPFPERMRFERLNIQAAFYYHVNRRGIRER comes from the coding sequence ATGATGACTGCTGAGCATCCGCAGATCCGCAACTTTATTGTCTTTTCGCTGTTAGCCCATCTGGTGCTTGCCGGCCTACTCAGCGTGGCACAGTTGTCTGTCCGGCTACCTGCCAATCGGCCGCTGCAGGTCCGCATCGTCGATCAGCCGGCTCGAAGATCGATCCGGCCACCGCTTGACCACAGGATTCTCGGGGAACTCACTGCGCGCGCAGGGCGGCCTGCGGAAAAGGTGGGTCCGCCGAGAACGCCGAACAGTTCAGGGATTCCACAGCTACCATCGACCGCCGCTCGCGCAGCGATCTCAACTCCGCCACCCGCATCGGCAACAGCAGCAGAATCCGGCGCCTCTTCTGCCCATCGTACCGCGCTGACGCCATGGGTACCGCCCCCGCTGCGGACGTCACCAGGGCTCACCGCCACCCCAGGCCCGAAGGCGGCTCAAGTAGAGCCGCTTGAGGGCGAGAGCATCGGCAAGTCGACCCGCCCATCCGATCTCAGGGGTCAATTGGCCACACTTTGGAAAAATCTCGATGCCCGGCAATATCCCGGTCAGGAGGCTGATACGGGAGAGGAAGGCGATACAGGTTCTCCTACAGAGCGGACCGTCTCATTGGACAGCCAGGATTCCCGGTATGCGTCCTATCTACTTGATGTCAAAAAACGGATCGAGCATTTTTGGGGTTACCCCCCGGAGGCGCGTGGCCTGACCGGAAATCTCGTCGTGACCTTTGGGATCACCCGCGATGGCCACTTGAGCGACCTGCAACTCACGCAGACTTCCGGTATCGCCCCGCTGGATAACGAGGCGATCCGAGCGATCCGACAAGCCACCCCCTTCAATCCGTTTCCTGAGCGGATGCGCTTCGAACGGCTGAATATCCAAGCGGCCTTTTACTACCATGTCAACCGTAGGGGCATCAGGGAACGATGA